From Bactrocera oleae isolate idBacOlea1 chromosome 4, idBacOlea1, whole genome shotgun sequence:
GAAATGCGAACAATTCTATTCCAGCAAAGCATCAGTTAACACACAGCAATCAACTAGCGGTGATCAGCTCCCAAGTCTAATCTTCGCAAATtctcaattttcaaaaaaagttattacaatGAAGCTCTACTTGCTCGCCTTGGTCGCTGCAGTTACATTCAGCGCCTACGTAGAAGCTCATCCACAACGAGCAGGTGCACAAACTTTGATCTACTATCCGCGAACGACACCCCCACCACGTCCCATCTTCGCGCGTGTGGCACGTGATGTTGGTGTTGGCGGCTCGTTGGCGAGTAATCCACGTGGTGGCGCCGATGCACGCTTAGACATTGCCAAGGCAATTGGCAATCCTAACCACAATTTGATTGTTGGTGCTTTTGCTGCTGGAAACACCGATTAATTATAAGATTCTTTGGTGCAAACAATTATGTGGttaacttgaaaaatatttattgaataaaaagttaagcaactaaatttcattaatgtgtttttataaatacttgCTAGGCagagtggctgtctttcgacacacctaggcctttaggaggcccattgtgatacgataaggaaataaaatttattttagcttaaacaccggtccgttgtggtacctaagACTCCTATAGAATGATAGATAGATGATAAGATCTttacaaatcgacaaagcgctttgagtctatctcaaatttgttgagattactaatgtcagtttcggctatgtctaTTGGTTAGCCGAAGGTAAGACTGCCGAGtggtttcaacctcagtctcgTAAAGGCTGAACAATGCAGGAGTAAGTGCCTGGCTGTTTATCGTGAGGCTTATATTCAGGCTTTAGCCTTGTCTTACTCAAAAATTGGCGAAGTTGGTTTTGTCCTCTAGCTCTGCAGCGAAAgctattttgttttataggatAGAACTGCATAAATATGGTCGGTGCATTTATTTATCTctctgaaaaattttttttagtactcTCATTCCACCTTTTGTTTCTTCAGCtacagttttataaataataataaatggtgCATTACTTACATATAAAGGGAATCCTGATATAATTTTGTGAGCACTGTTTTATGACTTAAGCTATTGCCTAGACTTCGAGACTGCTATTTAGTAAAAAATGCAATCTTCAAATATTAATCAAGTTATGCTCACCATTATTGTGGCTATAGATAAGTCTTGTTTTCTGTTTGCAGATCTCTTGTCTAGCCTATAGTAGTCATAAGTGGTTCCAGATAAGAATTTAGTGTTATGGAAATATGTTTTCACAGTGACAAGTTTTCAATAATGCATTCTTTAAACAGCAAAATAAGTCTGTTAGAAAACCAATCCATATTTTATACTAACAGCTAAGCAAACGGGTTTCTTTCTCATGAAgctgttttaaaatttgaaggGCCTGTTATAGTattacttaaaacttaaaagtaaTTATCGCTAGGTTTTaggatatttttaatttgttcttCGGAATCACACAGGCCGCGCATCACCTATTCTGTAAATGTTCTTGTGTCCTAGCTTGTAGAGATGGCTACCGTAGCTGATTAGGAACATCGAACAAGTTTCTAAAAGCTACTACTTTCCGACTAAAAGGCAAGATGGAGCTACAAACAGAAGGTTCTTCAGTTTTCGAAACATTTGTAAAGGGATGATTAATTTGTGTAGGAAACTCGTTACTTCCAGAAATACACTTTTTATGCAAACTTTTTTGCAACTTGAATGACAAGCTCTAAATCGTTATTCGTCAGGATTTATTTTCTGTCGTATATGCTTTCATAAACTAAATAAGAAAACTTTAAAGTTtactttttgtattaaattttatttgataataaattatttttccaaacgcgcaataaattttaaaactttagatttcaattacttaaaaatattttttaaacaaatcatGAAGCATATGAGTTTTCCCCTTTCTCTTGCTACCGCACACTGCATTTTCATTTGCGTTTAGCCAAACATATGAGTCAACCCCAAGCCGGCGCTGAAGTCCTTCTGTCCGCTCAGCGGTCCACTCAACCACTTCGAACCGCTGCCAGTCAAGTCCAAGCGCGTATTACGATCGGGAGATGACCACAAATTCGCCTTAGCGCCCAACTCCAATTGTCTGCCGAAGTTCGGTATATTGCTGTGGGTCAAGCTGGCGCCATGACCATTGATGTGCGAATACTCCAAGCCGGCGCCATTGCGTTCGAACTTGAAACCATTCGCCAATTTGTTCTGCGAGGCAAAGGCGTTGGCATCCACGCTATGCGCGCCATTATTGAATAGATTCGCATTGACGCTCTGACTGAAGCTGTCGCGTACGCCGGGTATGTGTGTCTTCGAGATGGCAGCGCCCAAGCCATGACTGCGTAGCAAATGCATAAATACAATTATTGAgaattctttttaaaaaaatataattacaatcTCTACTCACTTGTTGTAAGCCAAGCCGCCACCAGTAGCAACGGGTCCGCCGTTCGTATTGCCCGCAGCGAATACTTTGCCAATCACATTGTGGTCCGGTGTACCAATGCCCTTCGCCAATTCCAGTCTTGCATCGGCACCGCCGTTCGGATTGCTACTCAACGAGCCACCCAGCGATTGCGGATATGCGGCGACGAGTGCGCCAAAAAGCGCCAAAGCGAGCATGATGGTTGCATAGAATTtcatgttgttgtagtttttgaagCTGCGCTTGCTGCGTGTTTCGCTGTTTGAGCTTTAGTTTGAATGTGTTCTGTCTGAGCATGATCGATTGCTTTTATAGCGCAGCGCGCGTCAGAACTTTTCTGCGCTTATCGTCGTTTGTACTGTTACGTTGCTGGCGCTCAGGGAACCCCATTGCTCACAGCGAACTCTAGCAACAGTTTTATTTACGAGCTCTATATTTGAAATTGAAGAATGCtgaagtgtgttttttttttttttttgattttttgtctTGGGTATTTACACGTTCGTTTGGCTTGTGTTTTGCATATTACTTATTCAGAAGAATTTGTTATCAACTTTTCTGActctttaattaatattttccgcacaattatttttgtgttatttttatgtGGAAATTTCGCAAAACCcccgaaatattttttcaaattaatcatTATTATTTGTATACCGTAATATGATAAACCCGCCGTACCATGTGATAAACAGAGCGCAGAACTGTAGC
This genomic window contains:
- the LOC106626800 gene encoding attacin-C, whose protein sequence is MKLYLLALVAAVTFSAYVEAHPQRAGAQTLIYYPRTTPPPRPIFARVARDVGVGGSLASNPRGGADARLDIAKAIGNPNHNLIVGAFAAGNTD
- the LOC106626874 gene encoding attacin-B, whose protein sequence is MKFYATIMLALALFGALVAAYPQSLGGSLSSNPNGGADARLELAKGIGTPDHNVIGKVFAAGNTNGGPVATGGGLAYNNHGLGAAISKTHIPGVRDSFSQSVNANLFNNGAHSVDANAFASQNKLANGFKFERNGAGLEYSHINGHGASLTHSNIPNFGRQLELGAKANLWSSPDRNTRLDLTGSGSKWLSGPLSGQKDFSAGLGLTHMFG